AGTTTTTAAGGTTGGTGGTATCATTGGCTTGCGCTGATAGCATGATGGGAATAGTGGTGTTTGATAGTTGACTGGAGTAATTTTGATAGATATGAGTATAATTTCCAACAGCAATGCCTGCCAAGTAAGTCGGTATGGCTTGGTTCATTTCGAACGTCGTTGTTTTAATCGAAGAGTTAATCGCTTCATTGGTTAATAAACCACTACAATGAACAGATTTAGAGGTGTCAGTTTTTATCGTAAAGGTATAAGTTGCGCGTTCAACAAAGTTATCAAAACATGGATGCCAAACCCTACCGTAATTATGTGGATTGTCTTGAAATCCAACCCCTAGATTATAAGCGTAGTTTCCAGAGAAATACCAACCTCCCCAACCACTAGGATCTCCCTGAGGAGAGCCATGATAAAAAACAGTGAGTTGACTCGTGTCATTTTGATTTAAAACGTTATTTAACTGAACGAGAATTAAGCTGTCGTTATAATTAAAAGAAAGGTTTTGATTGTGCTGTTGAATAGAATCTACAGTTAGCCTCAACAGGTCTAAACTTAATGAGTTAATGTTGTTTTGCAAAGCAACAAAATCAATGGTGCAAGCACCAGAAATAGCTTGGTTACTAAAATTTGTAATGGCTAAGTCAACTGAATAATGAAGGATGTCTATTGTGTCACTTCTCAAATTGTCTGTAGTAGATGATTTGACTAAATGATGTTTATGATTCTTATGACTACATTGGAGCTGTGCAATTGAACTGAATTGAATAAGCAATATAGCAAGTAATAGTAAACCGTTTTTCATCCCCTTTATAATTTTCTAGCAATCATTAAACCATCCCTAACTGGCATAAGTATGTTTTCAACACGTTCATCATCTTGTATTTTTTTACAATAGTCAACCATTGCTTGTGTGTCTTTATCATTAGGAGCGATAGGTTCAGCGACTTTACCACTCCATAAAACGTTATCAGCGATAATGTATCCTCCTTTCGTCGTTTTATCAATGACTAAATCAAAGTAATTGGAGTAATTTATTTTATCAGCATCAATAAAAATGAGATCAAATTCTAAATCTAAATCGGGGATTATTTCCATTGCATTTCCAATTCTGAAATCAATTTGTTCTTTGTATTCACTTTTATCAAAGTAAGATTGCGTAAAATCTTCTAACTCTTCGTTTTTATCAATCGTTATGAGCTTTCCTCCTTTCTGCATACCCTCAGCTAAGCATAAAGCACTATAACCGGTATAAGTTCCTATTTCTAAAATATTTTTAGGGGTTGCCATATGACTAAAGAGACTCAAAATTCGACCTTGCATATGCCCAGAAAGCATTCTGGGGATCATAACTTGTAGATGAGTTTGGCGATTCAAATCATATAATAACTCATTTTCAGGAGTTGTATGCGCTTCTGAAAATTCATCTATTTGAGCTGGTATAAAGTCCATAGGTTTAATTTTAAAATATAAAGATAGTAGTTTATCTCAACAATATCACATGTCCCTTGTAGTGATGTGTTGCTCCAAAACCATCAATTACAGTAAGCTTCCATATATAGGTATCTGTTTTGGCAGGAACAGTTTTATGTTCTCCATCCCAGCCTCTAGTGAGATCATCTGTAAAATAAATTAAGGTTCCCCATTTATCAAAAATAGAAAGTTCTGCTTGTTGTAGATTATAACCTACAACATTAAAGATATCATTGTCACCATCTCCATTGGGGGTAAAAGCGTTAGGAACGTATATACTTGTAACGGCATCAATGGCAATAACTAGTTCGCTAGTGTCAATACAATTGTTGATTGTACTAGCAATTAAAGTCACTGTATATTTACCAGTGTCTTGATAGGTGTGTGATAGCTCAAATAAATTACTTGTTTCATGATCACCAAAATCCCATTCATAATTATCGGCCCCAATAGAGTTATTGTTAAACTCAATATTCGATAAATACATATTAGTACTTGGTGGGCTAGCTTCAAAACTAGCGATAGGGTTATGAAAAACAGTAATGAAATTTTCTTTTAATAAGGTTTCTGAACAACCTAAATCATTTGTTACTGTTAGTTCAATATTAAAAGTTGTATCATTTTCATTGCTGTTATTTTCAAAGCAAACTTGGGGGGTAGAGGTATTACTGGTGGTATTATTTCCAAAATTCCAATCCCAAGCAATCATACTAGAATTGTTTGTCGTACTTAAATCATTCAAATTAATACATAAAGGAGAACAGCCTTCTAAAAGGTCACTTGAAAATTCTACCGTTGGTTTTTCTAACACTGTTATTGGGTTTTCGATGGTATCTTCACATCCAAAATTAGAGATTACGATAAGCTGGGTGGTGTATATTCCAGCTTGTGAATAGTAATTTACAGGATTGGGTAAACTTGATAAGTTTCCATCACCAAAATCCCAAGTAGTTGTTAGAATACTCCCTGAAGTAATTGTAGATTCATTGGTGAATTGAGTAGGAGGTTCATTTTCACAAACCTCAGTAGCACTAAAAGATGCAACAGGAACCGGATGAACAGTGATGGTATCATCGAAAGTCGCTACACAGCCATTGTTTGAACTGGCAATTAAGGTAACATGATAATCTCCTTCAGACGGGTAAACATGTGTTGGGGCCTGTTCTGAACTCAATACACTTCCATCCCCAAAATTCCATATCCATCCAGAAATATTATCAGGAGCATTAATTGTTGAGGTATTAACAAAAGTAATAGGAGTATATAAACACTCAGGATTTGCAGTAAAACTTGGTGCAGGAACAGGGAATCTGGTAATCGTTTGACTCAAGGTATCGTCACAACCATGAGCACTGGTAATAATTTGAGTTACGGTATAAGTTCCGTCAGTTGTATAAGTGTAGTTAGGAGAAGTGTCGGTACTCGTATTTCCATCGCCAAAATCCCAATCCCAGTTAATAATTTGCCCTGTATTGATGGATGAGTTATCAATAAAGTTAACCGCTTCATACAAGCAGTCATCAGTAAACGAATAAGCAGCAAGTGGTTCTGCAAAAACTTCGATTTGTTGTGTTGTCGATATAATACAGTTATTATCACTCGTTGCAGTTAGGCTAACTTGATAAACGCCGTCAGCGCTGTATGTATGCACGTCATCTTGGTTTGTAGAGGTGTTGCCATCACCGAAATCCCATGCCCAAGCAGCAATAGTACCAATTGAAATGGTTGTTTGATTAGTGAAACTTGTAAGGTCTCCTAAACAAGTATCATTAGCGCTGAAACTAGTAACAGGTAATGCATAAATATCAATGGTTTGTGTTAATGTAGCTACACAACCATCACTTGAGACAATACTTAGCGAGACATTTTTTGTTCCTGGGGTAGTATAGGTATGAGTAGGAGAAGGTGTAGTAGAAGTATTGCCGTCTCCAAAATCCCAATTCCAAGAAGTCAGTGTTGTCGTTCCATAGGGAGTTGAAGCATCTGTAAATGCTACAGTCTCATCTTGACAGGTGTTGTTGAATGAAAAACTAGCTGTAGGAGAGTTTACGATTAGGTCTACTGCAGCATATACACAAGAAGAGGATTGAGTTACAGGGTCAATGTAAAAAGCAGTAGCTGTTACCGTTTGGTTTCCGCCACCATTAAAAGTTAATGTCCCATCCCAATTAAGGTTGTTAAGGTTAGCAGTTAATGGTGACTCAGCAAAATTTCCTGTTAAGACAACCGAATCGGTAATAGCGTGGGTAACAGTACCTGCAATATTAAAGGCACAGTTTTCATTATCACCATCTAAATGAGAGGTGATAAAGATATTGGGCTCCTGTGCAAATATCGGTGTGATGTTGTCTAACATGATATAAGATAAATTGGGGGAACCCTGATTGATTCTAAAATAGATATGTGTAAAGTTTTGAGTAGGAGTAAAATTTACAGTAAATGTTTGCCAATTGGTATTTGTAACGACAGGTGAAGACCATAATAATTCTGTAGTTGCACAAATTCCTGTAGCACCATATATATTAAGACTAGATGGCCCTGGGTTAATTCCTCCTCCATTGGATGTTGTAATGGCCATATCTATTGTGAATTGATATGGTACTCCAGCTTGCATATTTCCACTTAACTGTTGAGAGGCTCCTTCTAGCCAATTGGCTCCACCATTCACAAAACCCACATACGAGTTCCCATCAGATGGTGGTAAGTTAACCCCCCAACTTCCTGGTTGGGTATCTGGAGTAATTCCACATGTGCTCCATGGAGCAGGAGTAATATGAGCGCCAGTAGGTCCCTCAAATGATGGATTAATAACTTCTAAAGGTGTTAATTCCTGACATTGAGAAAAATAAGCAAAAGGTAAAATTACGAGTATGGTGAATAAGGCAATTTTCATTATGTTCTTTTATATCTTAACGAGTCTACAAAGGGCAACGTTGCTTTTTGTATAAAATACCAAACCTATAAGCCGGGTTCTGTCTCAATTGAATTGAGCTCTATCATTTATCTCCACTTATTATCACTAATAAGCTCCATCAACCTACCCTCCAGATTAAGCGAGCAACTTTTTATATAACTAAGGTTATAAACTCTGGTATATTTGGTCTTTCAGCGTATGAGGTTTACCTAGCTAATAATGTTACCATTACTACTGGTGAGCTCTTACCTCACCTTTTCACCTTTACCTTACCCCAAAAGCAAGGAAGTTTGTTTTCTGTGGCACTTTCTGTATCTCAAATAAAATCAAGACCCTTCCCGTTAGGAAGCATACTGCTCTTCGCTGCCCGGACTTTCCTCTCTGAGTATTCAGAGCGATAGAACGGTTTGGCGACACAAAGATAAAGCTTAACATTTAAAATTGTTTGTTATTCATAAAATTTATTAGTTTTGGCTAACTAAACTAACGCATACACAAATATGTTTAATTCAAAGATTATAGGAACAGGGCATTACGTTCCTCAAACTAAGGTGTCTAATGATGATTTATCTCAAATGATGGACACCAATGATGAATGGATTCAAGAAAGAACAGGAATACAGGAGAGAAGATGGGCAGATAAAGCATTAGATGAGTCTGCAACAACAATGGCAGTAAAGGCCAGTGAAATGGCAATTCAAAAGGCAGGATTAAAAAACGAGGAAATCGACTTTATCGTTTTTGCTACTTTAAGTCCAGATTATTATTTTCCAGGAGGAGGAGTACAATTACAACATCTATTAGGTATGCCTACTGTTGGAGCTTTGGATGTAAGAGCGCAATGCTCTGGGTTTATTTATGCTATATCAGTGGCTGACCAATTCATCAAAACCGGGATGTATAAGAATGTACTAGTGGTAGGAGCCGAGTCTCAATCGGGGTTGTTGGATAAAACAACTAGAGGTAGAAATATGGCAGTAATATTTGGTGATGGAGCTGGAGCTGCTGTGTTAACAAGAACGGAAGACAATTCAAAAGGGGTATTGTCTACGCATCTCCACTCTGAAGGGCAATATGCTGAAGAGCTCGCTTTACTTAGTCCTAATCCATCTAAGTGGGTTAAACATTTTGAAAATAATGAAGAAGATTTAAGCTATTACCCATATATGAATGGTCCTTTTGTTTTTAAACATGCAGTAACTCGTTTTTCTGAAGCAATTGTAGAGGGACTTGAGCAAAATAAAATTGAAGCTCAAGATATTGACCTATTAATACCGCATCAAGCCAACTTAAGAATCTCTCAGTTTGTACAAAAAAAGTTTAAACTTTCAGATGATCAAGTGTTTAATAACATTCAAAAATATGGAAATACAACAGCTGCATCCATAGCAATTGCGTTATCCGAAGCTGTTGAAGAAGGGAAAATCAAAGAAGATGATTTGGTTGTTTTGGCTGCTTTTGGAAGTGGGTTCACTTGGGGAAGTGTTATTTTACGTTGGTAAAGCTAAAGAATAAAGAATAAAGAATAAAGAATAAAGAATAAAGAATAAAGAATAAAGAATAAAGAATAAAGAATAAAAAAAGAGGATAATTGCTTATCCTCTTTTTTTTATTGAACTTTCATTATTGGATAAGCTTTGTTTTGATATTTAATGAAGTAGACTCCGGGGTTAAGACTTGATAAATCTAATTGATGGTAGGCATTAATGTTCACAATTAACCTTTGTCCGTTAGCATCAAAAAGCTGTAATAAACTATAATCAATTGTTGTTTCACTTTTTAACGTGATTACATCTCGAAATGGATTAGGGTAAAGTGTTAAAGGAGAAGAAGTATTTTTAGGAAGATTAGCGTGCGGTTGAGTGGGAACATCAAAAAAGAATGTTGTAATGTGCCCCATAATTGAATCTCTAGCATTAACGGGGTAAATGGTTTCAAAAGGAAATGCAAAATAAACAAGCTTTCCTTGTATAGAAGATGAACCGAAGTTTCCTTGATAAGATATTGCAGCGCACTTTAATGAATCTGAAGTATAATAGAGTGCTTTACTGGCACCGTTAACAGGAGAAA
This genomic stretch from Flavobacteriales bacterium harbors:
- a CDS encoding O-methyltransferase encodes the protein MDFIPAQIDEFSEAHTTPENELLYDLNRQTHLQVMIPRMLSGHMQGRILSLFSHMATPKNILEIGTYTGYSALCLAEGMQKGGKLITIDKNEELEDFTQSYFDKSEYKEQIDFRIGNAMEIIPDLDLEFDLIFIDADKINYSNYFDLVIDKTTKGGYIIADNVLWSGKVAEPIAPNDKDTQAMVDYCKKIQDDERVENILMPVRDGLMIARKL
- a CDS encoding PKD domain-containing protein yields the protein MLDNITPIFAQEPNIFITSHLDGDNENCAFNIAGTVTHAITDSVVLTGNFAESPLTANLNNLNWDGTLTFNGGGNQTVTATAFYIDPVTQSSSCVYAAVDLIVNSPTASFSFNNTCQDETVAFTDASTPYGTTTLTSWNWDFGDGNTSTTPSPTHTYTTPGTKNVSLSIVSSDGCVATLTQTIDIYALPVTSFSANDTCLGDLTSFTNQTTISIGTIAAWAWDFGDGNTSTNQDDVHTYSADGVYQVSLTATSDNNCIISTTQQIEVFAEPLAAYSFTDDCLYEAVNFIDNSSINTGQIINWDWDFGDGNTSTDTSPNYTYTTDGTYTVTQIITSAHGCDDTLSQTITRFPVPAPSFTANPECLYTPITFVNTSTINAPDNISGWIWNFGDGSVLSSEQAPTHVYPSEGDYHVTLIASSNNGCVATFDDTITVHPVPVASFSATEVCENEPPTQFTNESTITSGSILTTTWDFGDGNLSSLPNPVNYYSQAGIYTTQLIVISNFGCEDTIENPITVLEKPTVEFSSDLLEGCSPLCINLNDLSTTNNSSMIAWDWNFGNNTTSNTSTPQVCFENNSNENDTTFNIELTVTNDLGCSETLLKENFITVFHNPIASFEASPPSTNMYLSNIEFNNNSIGADNYEWDFGDHETSNLFELSHTYQDTGKYTVTLIASTINNCIDTSELVIAIDAVTSIYVPNAFTPNGDGDNDIFNVVGYNLQQAELSIFDKWGTLIYFTDDLTRGWDGEHKTVPAKTDTYIWKLTVIDGFGATHHYKGHVILLR
- a CDS encoding ketoacyl-ACP synthase III — protein: MFNSKIIGTGHYVPQTKVSNDDLSQMMDTNDEWIQERTGIQERRWADKALDESATTMAVKASEMAIQKAGLKNEEIDFIVFATLSPDYYFPGGGVQLQHLLGMPTVGALDVRAQCSGFIYAISVADQFIKTGMYKNVLVVGAESQSGLLDKTTRGRNMAVIFGDGAGAAVLTRTEDNSKGVLSTHLHSEGQYAEELALLSPNPSKWVKHFENNEEDLSYYPYMNGPFVFKHAVTRFSEAIVEGLEQNKIEAQDIDLLIPHQANLRISQFVQKKFKLSDDQVFNNIQKYGNTTAASIAIALSEAVEEGKIKEDDLVVLAAFGSGFTWGSVILRW